The proteins below are encoded in one region of Methanomassiliicoccus luminyensis B10:
- a CDS encoding glycosyltransferase family 2 protein: protein MRSVPEIVAVIPAYNEEVAIGSVVLGALQYADHVIVVDDGSKDGTAKLAELAGAQVIRIQRNGGKAKALLTGLKAAKRIGCHAAVALDGDGQHRSEDISGVVVPILNGDADMVIGSRFMGKEKNIPRYRIFGQKVINSLSNAGSKVSVTDSQSGLRALGPRALDNLDFMSDGYNVESDMIIHFADKGLTIKEVPIEVNYDVPNGHKKGALSMGMSLLSNMVSVIGYKRPLLMFGIPGVVLAMAGLALGLLTMADVLLTGYLMQTLLSVGLILVGAFCGVSALTLNSLTLLMKSKL, encoded by the coding sequence TTGAGGTCCGTTCCAGAGATCGTGGCGGTCATACCTGCATACAATGAAGAGGTCGCCATAGGCAGCGTCGTCCTCGGAGCTCTGCAGTATGCCGACCATGTCATCGTGGTCGACGACGGCTCTAAGGATGGCACGGCCAAGCTGGCGGAGCTCGCCGGCGCCCAGGTAATCCGAATACAGAGGAACGGAGGCAAAGCTAAGGCCTTGCTTACCGGCTTGAAGGCGGCTAAGAGAATAGGATGCCATGCGGCGGTCGCCCTGGACGGCGACGGGCAACACCGTTCCGAGGACATCTCCGGTGTGGTCGTTCCCATATTGAACGGTGACGCCGACATGGTGATAGGCTCCCGCTTCATGGGCAAGGAGAAGAACATCCCCCGCTACCGCATCTTCGGCCAGAAGGTCATCAATTCCCTTTCGAACGCGGGCTCCAAGGTCAGCGTGACCGACTCGCAGTCCGGCCTCCGGGCCTTGGGCCCTCGAGCATTGGATAACCTTGACTTCATGTCCGACGGCTACAACGTGGAGTCGGACATGATAATCCATTTCGCTGACAAAGGCCTCACCATAAAGGAAGTGCCGATCGAGGTGAACTATGACGTGCCCAACGGGCACAAGAAGGGCGCCCTGTCCATGGGGATGAGTCTGCTCTCCAACATGGTCTCGGTCATCGGCTACAAGCGGCCATTGTTGATGTTCGGGATTCCCGGCGTCGTTCTGGCGATGGCTGGTCTAGCGCTCGGCCTGCTGACCATGGCGGACGTTCTCCTTACTGGCTATTTAATGCAAACGCTCCTCTCTGTCGGGTTGATCCTAGTCGGCGCGTTCTGTGGCGTGTCGGCATTGACTCTGAACTCGCTCACGCTGCTCATGAAGAGCAAGCTGTGA
- a CDS encoding NAD-dependent epimerase/dehydratase family protein, which yields MVDSSKILVTGGSGFIGTNLVNELRCRGHEVFAVDLLNNERDQYARADVRSIRQIERVLEKNKFDLVYHLAAEYGRWNGEDHYENLWETNVIGTKNMLRLQERLKFRMVFFSSAEVYGDYKGRMTEDVMEKNPISDTYQMNDYAITKWAGELMCMNSAKMFGTETVRVRPVNCYGPGEHYTPYRGFIPKFIYHSLNDKPYTVFRGHKRIIDFVEDSCRTWANIADNFIPGEVYNVAGRPEWEKEIKEYSDIVLKAVGRSDDIVTYREGEPFTTEIKTIDCSKAIRDLKHDPKVAPEEGIKRTVEWMKWYYRVGN from the coding sequence ATGGTTGATTCTTCGAAGATCTTGGTAACTGGGGGATCCGGTTTCATCGGAACGAACCTTGTGAATGAATTGAGATGCCGCGGGCATGAGGTCTTCGCGGTCGACCTTCTCAACAATGAGAGGGACCAATATGCGAGGGCGGATGTACGCTCCATTCGGCAGATCGAAAGGGTGTTAGAGAAGAACAAGTTCGACCTCGTTTACCATCTCGCCGCCGAATACGGCCGCTGGAACGGCGAGGACCACTATGAGAACCTGTGGGAGACCAACGTCATCGGTACCAAGAACATGTTGAGGCTCCAGGAGAGGCTCAAGTTCCGCATGGTCTTCTTTTCGTCCGCTGAGGTCTATGGGGACTACAAGGGACGGATGACCGAGGACGTCATGGAAAAGAACCCCATCTCCGACACTTACCAGATGAACGATTATGCCATAACCAAGTGGGCAGGTGAGCTGATGTGCATGAATTCGGCCAAGATGTTCGGCACGGAGACCGTCAGGGTGCGCCCCGTCAACTGCTACGGTCCCGGGGAGCACTACACCCCCTACCGGGGCTTCATCCCCAAGTTCATCTACCATTCCCTGAACGATAAGCCGTACACGGTATTCCGAGGCCACAAGCGCATCATCGACTTCGTGGAGGATTCCTGCCGCACCTGGGCCAACATAGCGGACAACTTCATTCCCGGCGAGGTGTACAACGTCGCCGGACGCCCTGAATGGGAGAAGGAGATCAAGGAGTACTCTGACATAGTGCTCAAGGCGGTCGGGCGGAGCGACGACATCGTCACGTATCGGGAAGGCGAACCGTTCACCACCGAGATCAAGACGATCGATTGCTCGAAGGCCATCCGGGACCTGAAGCACGACCCCAAGGTCGCTCCGGAGGAAGGCATCAAAAGAACGGTGGAATGGATGAAGTGGTACTATCGGGTGGGGAACTGA
- a CDS encoding NAD-dependent epimerase/dehydratase family protein: MIDLSKFDGKTILVTGGAGCVGSNLVRKLSDLRAKKVIILDDMSSAYHWNIPLGKNIQFVQGSILDDEMLRRVFKERPEYVYHLAAHFANQNSVDNPEKDLMVNGMGILKVLEHAHMVGVERFVYSSSGCGVYGLDSKMPFKEHDISIHLHTPYQVTKLLGELYTNYFYDLYQLPIVNARFFNVFGPGEVPGKYRNVIPNFMYWAMNGQALPITGDGSETRDWTYVGDIVNGLLAMGLADKAIGEAINLGSEKEHRVADMARMVNELAGNKAGIKFVERRNWDVKTRLLSCTDKARRILDYDPQTSFEDGLKSVHGWFKTNWDDIQKSAEF; encoded by the coding sequence ATGATCGATCTCTCAAAATTCGATGGCAAGACCATCCTGGTCACCGGCGGGGCCGGCTGCGTGGGAAGCAATCTGGTCAGGAAGCTCTCTGATCTCAGGGCCAAGAAAGTGATCATACTCGACGACATGTCCTCGGCATACCACTGGAACATCCCTCTGGGAAAGAACATCCAGTTCGTGCAGGGCAGTATTCTCGACGACGAGATGCTGCGCAGGGTGTTCAAGGAGCGCCCGGAATACGTGTACCATCTCGCCGCCCACTTTGCCAATCAGAACTCGGTCGACAACCCCGAAAAGGACCTCATGGTCAACGGCATGGGCATCCTCAAGGTCCTGGAACATGCTCACATGGTCGGGGTCGAGCGTTTCGTCTATTCTTCCTCTGGCTGTGGGGTCTACGGTCTTGACTCCAAGATGCCGTTCAAGGAGCACGACATCTCCATCCATCTGCATACCCCCTACCAGGTAACCAAGCTGCTCGGCGAGCTGTACACCAATTATTTCTACGACCTTTACCAACTCCCCATCGTCAATGCCAGGTTCTTCAACGTATTCGGTCCGGGGGAGGTCCCGGGCAAATATCGCAACGTTATCCCCAACTTCATGTACTGGGCCATGAACGGCCAGGCCCTCCCCATCACCGGGGACGGATCGGAGACCCGGGACTGGACCTATGTGGGGGACATCGTCAACGGCCTTCTCGCGATGGGACTGGCCGACAAGGCCATCGGAGAGGCGATAAACCTCGGCTCGGAGAAGGAGCACAGGGTCGCCGACATGGCCCGCATGGTGAACGAGCTGGCCGGCAACAAGGCCGGGATCAAGTTCGTGGAGAGGCGCAATTGGGACGTCAAGACCAGGCTGCTCTCCTGCACCGACAAGGCCCGCCGCATACTCGATTATGATCCCCAGACCTCCTTCGAGGACGGCCTCAAGAGCGTGCACGGCTGGTTCAAAACCAATTGGGACGATATCCAGAAGAGCGCGGAGTTCTGA